From one Synechocystis sp. PCC 6803 substr. PCC-P genomic stretch:
- a CDS encoding TIGR03960 family B12-binding radical SAM protein has product MPVPVETLINAEIHKPARYLGNELGTVHKEWKSATVRWVLTYPEVYELGASNLGHILLYNIINAQPRQLCDRTYLPAADLATKLRETNTPLFSLESRRYLPEFDILGFSLSYELGATNILEMLELAHIPLTWQERKEGDYPLIFAGGQTATSNPEPYADFFDFIALGDGEELLPEIGLVLEEGKLQGLSKENLLLDLAQVPGVYVPRFYDMANDGSVHPNRDDVPKRIMRRVATPIPAYSIGLVPLIETVHDRLTVEIRRGCTRGCRFCQPGMLTRPARDVEPEAVIDAIETGIRQTGYNEFSLLSLSCSDYLALPAVGLEIRNRLKNENIALTLPSQRVDRFDENIANILGGTRQGSLTFAPEAGTQRLRDVINKGLTNEELLRGIKTAVEQGWDKVKLYFMIGLPGETDVDVLGIVETVQWLRQECRLPQRRALNFNLTISNFTPKPHTPFQWHSVSTSEFRRKQDLLRQAFKGVRGVKVNYTDVRISAMEDFVGRGDRRLGQVVRRAWELGAGMDAWWESLDKAYGAWAQAIDEADLTWKYRLVEDGEWNIFHGDTPDENVYDAPLPWDHLDTGIDKTWLKNDLFNALEAATVPDCSFDGCSHCGVCGVDFGHNIIAPVPSIPVFDGDFKPNTNRVQRLRVWFGKQNSMALVSHLDLVRLFDRAMRRTGLPIAFTGGFHPGPRISIANALPLGSSSSGEIVDFDLTEMLDPGEFRQRLAAVLPVDLPVYQVEEVDPKSPAVTQLLAQARYQVQLITEEPVTLTQWQTWTEEILAQEEILWEKTTKRGKKVTLNLREQLLDLSILAMTSEGVTVDYMGTCRNDGTQLQPRNLAYLFEQVSGVNMQLGQIHRLTLMLASSN; this is encoded by the coding sequence ATGCCAGTGCCCGTAGAAACCCTGATTAATGCCGAGATCCATAAGCCCGCCCGGTATCTAGGCAACGAATTGGGGACAGTGCACAAGGAATGGAAAAGTGCTACGGTGCGCTGGGTATTGACCTATCCCGAAGTTTATGAGCTGGGAGCCTCCAACCTGGGGCATATTTTGCTCTACAACATCATCAATGCCCAACCCAGGCAATTGTGCGATCGCACCTATCTCCCCGCCGCCGACTTGGCAACAAAACTGCGAGAAACAAATACGCCCTTATTCTCCTTGGAATCCCGTCGTTACTTACCAGAATTCGACATTTTAGGCTTTAGTTTGAGCTACGAATTGGGAGCCACTAATATTTTGGAAATGTTGGAATTGGCCCATATTCCCCTCACTTGGCAGGAAAGAAAAGAGGGGGATTATCCACTGATTTTTGCCGGGGGACAAACTGCCACTTCTAATCCCGAACCCTATGCCGACTTTTTCGATTTCATTGCCCTGGGGGACGGGGAAGAATTGTTACCAGAAATTGGCTTGGTACTAGAAGAAGGGAAACTTCAGGGATTAAGCAAAGAAAATTTATTACTTGATTTAGCCCAAGTGCCAGGGGTTTATGTGCCCCGCTTTTATGACATGGCCAATGATGGTTCCGTACATCCTAATCGGGACGATGTGCCCAAACGCATTATGCGCCGGGTGGCCACCCCCATCCCTGCTTACTCCATTGGCTTGGTACCTTTGATTGAAACTGTTCACGATCGCCTGACGGTGGAAATTCGTCGGGGCTGTACTAGGGGCTGTCGTTTTTGCCAACCGGGAATGTTGACCCGTCCGGCCAGGGATGTGGAGCCGGAAGCAGTGATTGATGCCATTGAAACAGGTATTCGACAAACGGGTTATAACGAATTTTCTTTGCTTTCCCTCAGTTGTTCCGATTATTTAGCTTTACCAGCGGTGGGATTGGAAATCAGAAATCGCCTCAAAAATGAAAATATTGCCCTCACTTTGCCCAGCCAAAGGGTGGATCGTTTTGATGAAAATATTGCCAACATTCTTGGCGGCACTAGACAGGGAAGTTTAACTTTTGCTCCAGAGGCAGGCACCCAAAGGTTGCGGGATGTGATTAACAAGGGGTTGACCAACGAAGAATTATTGCGGGGAATTAAAACCGCGGTGGAACAGGGTTGGGATAAGGTCAAACTTTATTTCATGATTGGCTTGCCGGGGGAAACCGATGTGGACGTTCTAGGTATTGTGGAAACGGTGCAATGGTTGCGCCAAGAATGTCGTTTACCCCAGCGTCGAGCTTTAAATTTTAATCTGACCATTTCCAATTTCACCCCCAAACCCCATACCCCTTTTCAATGGCATTCTGTTTCTACCAGTGAGTTCCGCCGCAAACAGGATTTACTGCGACAGGCTTTTAAAGGGGTGCGAGGAGTGAAAGTGAATTATACCGATGTCCGCATTTCCGCCATGGAAGACTTTGTCGGTCGAGGCGATCGCCGTTTGGGGCAAGTGGTACGTCGTGCCTGGGAATTGGGAGCAGGAATGGATGCCTGGTGGGAAAGTTTGGACAAAGCCTATGGGGCCTGGGCCCAGGCGATCGACGAAGCGGATTTAACCTGGAAATATCGCCTTGTAGAAGACGGAGAATGGAATATTTTCCATGGGGATACCCCCGATGAAAATGTCTATGATGCTCCCCTACCCTGGGACCACCTCGATACCGGCATTGATAAAACTTGGCTCAAAAATGACTTATTTAACGCCCTAGAAGCGGCCACCGTTCCCGACTGTTCCTTTGACGGTTGCTCCCATTGCGGCGTGTGTGGGGTGGATTTTGGTCACAATATTATTGCTCCGGTGCCCTCTATTCCAGTTTTTGATGGGGACTTTAAACCCAACACTAACCGGGTACAGCGCCTAAGAGTCTGGTTTGGCAAGCAAAATTCCATGGCTTTGGTGAGTCATCTCGACCTAGTGCGACTATTTGATCGAGCTATGCGTCGCACAGGTTTGCCCATTGCCTTCACCGGAGGATTCCATCCTGGACCCCGTATTTCCATTGCCAATGCCTTACCTTTGGGCTCCAGTAGTAGCGGGGAAATAGTCGATTTTGACCTCACAGAAATGCTCGACCCAGGGGAATTTCGCCAACGCTTAGCCGCCGTTTTACCAGTAGATTTACCTGTTTACCAAGTGGAAGAAGTGGATCCCAAATCCCCAGCGGTGACGCAATTATTGGCCCAAGCCCGTTACCAAGTGCAATTAATTACTGAAGAACCGGTGACATTAACCCAATGGCAAACCTGGACGGAAGAAATTCTTGCTCAAGAAGAAATATTGTGGGAAAAAACAACCAAACGGGGCAAAAAAGTCACCCTTAATTTACGGGAACAGTTGCTTGATTTATCTATCCTTGCAATGACATCAGAAGGAGTTACTGTTGATTACATGGGAACTTGCCGCAATGATGGCACCCAGCTACAACCCCGTAATTTAGCATATTTGTTTGAGCAAGTGAGTGGGGTTAATATGCAGTTAGGTCAAATTCATCGCCTGACGTTGATGCTTGCTAGTAGTAATTAA
- a CDS encoding DegT/DnrJ/EryC1/StrS family aminotransferase, whose protein sequence is MAAAIKPFYFDISDDEIEFFLDEARQILKSGTLILGNHTQEFERGFAEFVGTKNAISVNSGTSGLEILLRLKQAENTTVLVPTNTNFATVASVLRVNSDVQYLDMDPKTFAPSLAMVKEAVEGKSYPKPLSGVFWVHIGGVISPEFPAVVDYCHGKGLYVWEDTAHAHGSQLQGKQAGNLADGASFSFFPTKVMTTFEGGMVTLNDDEEDTIARSLRNQGKRGMNFGGLHTDFGNSTRMTEIHALLGQIHLAKLERMLATRQKAYELITTPLREAGIEFVSTDHMDRASQYKLMVLLPEGKTPAQMKEALAAEEIYLGGTVYEIPCHLQPVFKDVCPGQSFPNAETWCPRHICPPLTSGTTPEEATRVGEALVRHLQS, encoded by the coding sequence ATGGCCGCCGCAATTAAACCTTTTTACTTCGACATTAGCGACGACGAAATTGAATTTTTTCTGGATGAGGCCAGGCAAATCCTCAAATCCGGCACTTTGATTTTGGGAAACCACACCCAGGAGTTTGAACGGGGCTTTGCGGAATTTGTTGGTACCAAAAACGCTATTTCGGTTAATAGCGGCACCTCTGGGCTGGAAATTCTCTTGCGGTTGAAGCAGGCGGAAAATACCACTGTTCTTGTGCCCACCAACACAAATTTTGCCACCGTTGCTTCTGTGTTGCGGGTAAACAGTGATGTGCAATATTTGGACATGGACCCCAAAACCTTTGCCCCTTCCCTAGCCATGGTTAAGGAAGCGGTCGAAGGCAAAAGTTACCCCAAACCTTTGTCCGGTGTTTTTTGGGTGCATATCGGCGGCGTAATTTCCCCCGAATTCCCCGCAGTGGTGGATTATTGCCATGGCAAAGGCCTCTACGTTTGGGAAGATACGGCCCACGCCCACGGCAGTCAACTCCAAGGTAAACAGGCGGGCAACTTAGCTGATGGCGCTTCCTTTTCCTTTTTCCCCACCAAAGTAATGACCACCTTTGAAGGCGGCATGGTCACCCTCAATGATGACGAAGAAGATACCATTGCCCGTTCATTGCGAAACCAGGGAAAACGGGGCATGAATTTTGGTGGTCTGCATACGGACTTTGGCAACAGCACCCGCATGACGGAAATCCACGCTTTGTTGGGACAAATTCACCTGGCCAAGTTAGAGAGAATGTTGGCCACCAGACAAAAGGCCTACGAACTAATCACAACCCCCCTCAGGGAAGCGGGCATTGAGTTTGTTTCCACTGACCACATGGACAGGGCCAGTCAATACAAACTGATGGTGTTGTTACCGGAAGGCAAAACCCCGGCCCAAATGAAAGAAGCTCTGGCGGCAGAGGAAATTTATTTGGGAGGGACAGTGTACGAAATTCCCTGCCATTTACAACCGGTGTTTAAAGATGTTTGTCCTGGGCAATCTTTTCCCAATGCAGAAACCTGGTGTCCCCGTCACATTTGTCCCCCTTTAACCTCCGGTACTACTCCAGAGGAAGCGACCCGGGTCGGGGAAGCGTTAGTTCGCCATTTGCAGTCCTAG
- the ctaE gene encoding cytochrome c oxidase subunit CtaE: MTSPMGPTARDFWQNSRNSATIQRLIVSPMQTTALSSDLNSTYTPGEAHGHHGHPDLRMFGVVLFLVAESAIFLGLFTAYLIYRSVMPAWPPEGTPELELLLPGVNSIILISSSFVMHKGQAAIRNNDNAGLQKWFGITAAMGIIFLAGQMYEYFHLEMGLTTNLFASCFYVLTGFHGLHVTFGLLLILSVLWRSRQPGHYSRTSHFGVEAAELYWHFVDVVWIVLFILVYLL; this comes from the coding sequence ATGACCTCCCCCATGGGCCCGACCGCCAGAGATTTTTGGCAAAATTCTAGAAATTCAGCAACGATCCAGCGATTAATTGTCAGTCCTATGCAAACCACTGCCCTTAGCTCCGATTTAAACAGTACCTATACCCCAGGGGAAGCCCACGGCCACCATGGTCACCCCGATCTACGAATGTTTGGAGTTGTCCTGTTCCTGGTGGCGGAAAGTGCCATTTTTTTGGGTCTGTTCACCGCCTATCTGATTTATCGCAGTGTGATGCCTGCCTGGCCTCCTGAGGGCACACCAGAGTTAGAATTACTCCTGCCAGGGGTCAACAGTATTATTCTGATTTCCAGTAGCTTTGTCATGCACAAAGGTCAAGCCGCCATTCGTAATAATGACAATGCCGGGTTGCAAAAATGGTTTGGCATTACTGCCGCCATGGGTATTATCTTTTTAGCTGGTCAGATGTATGAATATTTCCACCTGGAAATGGGGCTAACTACCAATTTATTTGCCAGTTGCTTTTATGTGCTCACGGGCTTTCACGGGCTCCATGTTACTTTTGGATTGCTATTAATCCTTTCTGTGCTCTGGCGATCACGGCAACCGGGCCATTACTCCCGCACATCCCATTTCGGGGTAGAAGCGGCGGAATTGTACTGGCATTTCGTCGATGTGGTCTGGATTGTTTTGTTTATTTTGGTTTACTTACTGTGA
- a CDS encoding NUDIX hydrolase, with protein MWRYAQVFIKLLLRRPLSAVTVIPVLSDSSIVLVKRRDTGQWSLPGGLIDWGETVAITAARELQEETGLRLIKIDRLLGVYSSPDRDPRMHSVTISLVVKAQGDLLIGDRQEISEVKAFAVEDLPLGALSHDHDQQLQDFLRGETIIA; from the coding sequence GTGTGGAGATATGCCCAGGTTTTCATTAAGTTACTGCTCCGTCGTCCCCTATCAGCAGTGACGGTAATTCCGGTTCTATCAGATAGTTCCATAGTCCTAGTCAAACGACGGGATACAGGGCAATGGAGTTTACCAGGGGGGCTGATCGACTGGGGGGAAACAGTGGCAATAACGGCCGCCCGAGAGTTACAGGAAGAAACTGGTTTACGGTTGATAAAAATAGATCGCCTGCTTGGGGTCTATTCCAGTCCCGACAGAGATCCCCGCATGCACTCCGTCACCATTTCCCTGGTGGTTAAAGCGCAAGGTGATTTGCTCATTGGCGATCGCCAGGAAATATCCGAAGTAAAAGCTTTTGCGGTGGAAGATTTACCGTTAGGAGCATTAAGCCATGACCACGATCAACAACTACAGGATTTTTTACGGGGGGAAACAATCATTGCTTGA
- a CDS encoding KAP family NTPase, with translation MIEDNQSHNENIKEYLNYYKKLDSPGFAILLKGEWGCGKTHFIKNYFQLEDKENNESFNFKKKYFSLKNNQHKENSKAIYISLYGIKDIESIDILIIQKLIPILADRKIQLTGSVINILLKSSLKIDLKDLKNTKILNEFTNLDNKILILDDLERCKIDINDLLGYINFFVEHQALKVILIADEDKIEGNIIQSYETKTFDKIKEKVIGKRFTVNTSFNKAFEQFLNLVCKDEQEKTYLSKKRDFIKELFETSDSNNLRTLKSIIYDFDRIYSYLPEKALNNIDFLDDLLKSLTILSIETKLGNLPEDQIKILSDIYGEYSSNIASNYTKISEKVKENYKYEHFFTFCHRLQYKYVFSFEYFLPNYLWWGEFFEHGIIDKQALYHTFINSKYYVSQDSELWLKLYHYDRIESDEIFDELINIAIEKIKNRDQFEHIGIFLHVISLLIFFSKEELISEDISMLIQMAKDYIQHFSITNETRFWQEVLEISNFSSETYFVQYKELAFTSDNDSYFEEIKLTIARKMRSIYNNNYLKKINQILDTNPLNHYPHMNLAELIYRKNDEIEYFLPKEEFLNKIDVKKSTDYFLKISSFQQGHILYSIFNYFQLLYHHNEHKSCIGYEACFICEFLIVVEYRSIEAIQENNRLNNHKIQKNLNKYLTVKTTQALGAFIVYIIDYYISLIRQYKKYIAYSPAIVNKINKLIGIMFFNQKPDSF, from the coding sequence ATGATTGAAGATAATCAGTCCCACAATGAAAATATTAAAGAATATCTTAATTACTATAAAAAATTAGATTCTCCTGGTTTCGCCATTCTTTTAAAAGGTGAATGGGGATGTGGAAAAACCCATTTTATCAAGAATTATTTTCAATTGGAAGACAAAGAAAATAATGAAAGTTTTAATTTTAAAAAGAAATATTTTTCATTAAAAAACAATCAGCATAAGGAAAATTCAAAAGCAATATATATTAGTTTGTATGGAATTAAGGATATAGAATCTATTGATATTCTCATTATACAAAAACTTATACCCATCTTGGCAGATAGGAAAATTCAATTAACTGGCTCTGTTATAAATATTCTTTTAAAATCTTCATTGAAAATTGATTTAAAAGACTTAAAAAATACTAAAATTTTAAATGAGTTTACAAATCTAGATAATAAAATTCTAATCCTTGATGATTTAGAAAGGTGTAAAATTGACATCAATGATCTACTTGGTTATATTAATTTTTTTGTTGAGCATCAAGCACTCAAAGTTATTCTTATTGCTGATGAAGATAAAATTGAGGGAAACATAATTCAGTCTTATGAAACAAAGACATTTGACAAAATCAAAGAAAAGGTTATAGGTAAGAGATTTACTGTCAACACATCCTTTAATAAAGCTTTTGAACAATTTTTAAACTTAGTTTGTAAAGATGAACAAGAGAAAACATATTTATCTAAAAAACGAGACTTTATTAAAGAGCTATTTGAAACTAGTGACTCTAATAATTTAAGGACATTGAAATCAATAATTTATGATTTTGATCGTATTTATTCTTATTTACCTGAAAAAGCCTTAAATAATATTGATTTTCTTGATGATCTATTAAAGTCTCTGACCATTCTATCTATAGAAACTAAACTAGGTAATCTCCCAGAAGACCAGATAAAAATATTAAGCGATATATATGGTGAATATTCTTCAAATATTGCTTCAAATTACACAAAAATAAGTGAAAAAGTAAAAGAAAACTATAAATATGAACATTTTTTTACGTTTTGTCATCGATTACAATACAAATATGTTTTCAGTTTTGAATATTTTTTGCCTAATTATTTATGGTGGGGAGAATTTTTTGAACATGGCATAATTGACAAGCAAGCTTTGTATCATACATTCATCAACAGTAAGTATTATGTTAGTCAAGACTCTGAATTATGGCTTAAGCTTTATCACTATGATCGAATTGAATCCGATGAAATATTTGATGAATTAATAAATATTGCTATTGAGAAAATCAAAAATAGGGATCAATTTGAACATATTGGAATTTTTCTACATGTCATTTCTCTCTTAATATTTTTCTCTAAAGAAGAGTTAATTTCAGAAGATATAAGTATGCTAATTCAAATGGCAAAGGATTATATTCAACATTTTTCAATCACGAATGAAACTCGATTTTGGCAGGAAGTTCTAGAAATATCCAATTTTTCTTCAGAAACATATTTTGTACAATATAAAGAACTTGCGTTTACTAGTGACAATGACTCATATTTCGAAGAAATCAAGTTAACTATTGCAAGAAAAATGCGTTCTATTTATAATAATAACTATCTAAAGAAAATTAATCAAATTTTAGATACTAATCCTTTGAATCATTACCCACACATGAATCTTGCCGAATTAATCTATCGAAAAAATGACGAAATTGAATATTTTCTCCCTAAAGAAGAGTTTCTAAATAAAATTGACGTCAAAAAATCAACTGATTATTTTTTAAAGATAAGCTCTTTTCAACAAGGTCATATTCTTTATTCAATTTTTAATTATTTTCAGTTGCTATATCACCATAATGAACACAAATCATGTATTGGCTATGAGGCTTGTTTTATCTGTGAATTTTTAATTGTAGTTGAGTATAGAAGCATTGAGGCAATTCAAGAGAACAACAGGTTAAATAATCATAAAATCCAAAAAAATTTAAATAAATATTTAACTGTTAAAACAACTCAGGCTTTAGGCGCATTTATTGTATATATTATTGATTATTATATTTCTCTTATTAGGCAATACAAGAAATATATTGCTTATTCTCCTGCTATTGTTAATAAAATAAATAAACTCATAGGAATAATGTTTTTTAATCAAAAACCTGATAGCTTTTAA
- a CDS encoding ABC transporter ATP-binding protein → MHLEITDLNRVFVGKRGSVVALKNINMHIETGEFVCAVGASGSGKSTLLRLIAGLDTPTSGTINVDGQRVTGPGADRGMVFQHYSLFPWMTVRQNVEFGLKLQGCSQKERFDTASYYLDVVGLINFSEAYPRELSGGMKQRVAIARSLACHPKVLLMDEPFGALDIQTKERMHEYLIDIWQRLQCSILMITHDVEEAVFLAQRVYVLSSRPGTIQRELTINLPGDEETPKNRTYKIKREPEFFKYSDEISSLLRGRETEETEAIAS, encoded by the coding sequence ATGCATCTAGAAATAACTGATTTAAATCGGGTGTTTGTCGGCAAACGGGGGTCAGTGGTAGCTCTAAAAAACATCAATATGCACATTGAAACCGGGGAATTTGTGTGTGCAGTGGGGGCTTCTGGTTCCGGAAAATCGACCCTTTTGAGGTTAATTGCTGGTTTGGATACTCCGACTTCCGGCACCATTAATGTGGATGGACAAAGGGTGACGGGACCAGGGGCTGACCGGGGTATGGTTTTCCAACATTACAGTCTTTTTCCCTGGATGACTGTGCGGCAAAATGTAGAATTTGGTCTCAAACTCCAAGGTTGCTCCCAAAAGGAACGCTTTGACACCGCTAGTTATTATCTGGACGTGGTGGGGCTAATTAATTTTTCTGAAGCTTATCCCAGGGAATTGTCCGGTGGCATGAAACAACGGGTGGCGATCGCCAGGTCTTTGGCTTGCCATCCAAAAGTCTTATTAATGGATGAACCCTTTGGCGCTTTAGATATTCAAACCAAGGAAAGGATGCATGAATATCTGATTGATATTTGGCAAAGACTGCAATGTAGCATTTTGATGATTACCCATGACGTGGAGGAAGCCGTATTTCTGGCCCAACGGGTTTATGTGTTGAGTTCCCGTCCCGGCACTATTCAGCGGGAATTAACCATTAATCTGCCGGGGGATGAAGAAACTCCGAAAAATCGGACCTATAAAATTAAGCGGGAACCAGAGTTTTTTAAATATAGCGATGAAATTTCTAGCCTATTGAGGGGTAGGGAAACGGAAGAAACGGAGGCGATCGCTAGCTAA
- the ctaD gene encoding cytochrome c oxidase subunit I, with protein sequence MTIAAENLTANHPRRKWTDYFTFCVDHKVIGIQYLVTSFLFFFIGGSFAEAMRTELATPSPDFVQPEMYNQLMTLHGTIMIFLWIVPAGAAFANYLIPLMVGTEDMAFPRLNAVAFWLTPPGGILLISSFFVGAPQAGWTSYPPLSLLSGKWGEELWILSLLLVGTSSILGAINFVTTILKMRIKDMDLHSMPLFCWAMLATSSLILLSTPVLASALILLSFDLIAGTSFFNPVGGGDPVVYQHLFWFYSHPAVYIMILPFFGVISEVIPVHARKPIFGYRAIAYSSLAISFLGLIVWAHHMFTSGTPGWLRMFFMATTMLIAVPTGIKIFSWCGTLWGGKIQLNSAMLFAFGFLSSFMIGGLTGVMVASVPFDIHVHDTYFVVGHFHYVLFGGSAFALFSGVYHWFPKMTGRMVNEPLGRLHFILTFIGMNLTFMPMHELGLMGMNRRIALYDVEFQPLNVLSTIGAYVLAASTIPFVINVFWSLFKGEKAARNPWRALTLEWQTASPPIIENFEEEPVLWCGPYDFGIDTELMDDEETVQTLIADAAGS encoded by the coding sequence ATGACTATTGCCGCTGAGAATCTAACGGCTAATCATCCCCGCCGCAAATGGACGGATTACTTTACCTTTTGCGTTGACCATAAGGTGATTGGCATCCAATATCTAGTTACGTCTTTCCTCTTCTTTTTCATTGGCGGTTCCTTTGCGGAAGCCATGCGGACGGAATTAGCCACTCCATCCCCGGATTTTGTCCAGCCGGAAATGTATAACCAACTGATGACCCTCCACGGCACGATTATGATCTTTCTGTGGATTGTGCCGGCAGGGGCGGCCTTTGCCAACTATCTCATTCCCCTCATGGTGGGCACAGAGGATATGGCTTTTCCTCGCCTCAATGCCGTTGCTTTTTGGCTAACTCCACCGGGGGGCATTTTGCTTATTTCCAGCTTTTTTGTGGGGGCACCCCAGGCAGGCTGGACTTCCTATCCACCTTTGAGTTTGCTGAGTGGTAAATGGGGAGAAGAACTGTGGATTTTGAGTTTGCTGTTGGTGGGGACCTCCTCCATTCTGGGGGCGATTAATTTTGTTACCACCATTTTGAAGATGCGTATCAAGGACATGGATTTGCACAGTATGCCCCTGTTTTGCTGGGCTATGCTGGCCACCTCTTCTTTGATTTTGCTTTCCACCCCAGTGTTAGCATCCGCTCTGATTCTGCTTTCCTTTGACCTGATTGCCGGCACTAGCTTCTTTAACCCAGTGGGGGGGGGAGACCCGGTGGTTTACCAGCATTTATTCTGGTTTTACTCCCATCCGGCGGTGTACATCATGATTTTGCCCTTTTTTGGCGTAATCTCTGAGGTCATTCCTGTCCACGCCCGCAAACCCATCTTTGGCTACCGGGCGATCGCCTATTCGAGTTTGGCCATTAGCTTTCTGGGCTTGATTGTCTGGGCCCACCATATGTTCACCAGCGGTACCCCCGGTTGGTTACGGATGTTCTTCATGGCTACCACCATGTTGATTGCTGTGCCCACGGGGATCAAAATTTTCAGTTGGTGCGGTACCCTCTGGGGCGGCAAAATTCAACTCAACTCCGCCATGTTGTTTGCCTTTGGTTTCCTATCTAGCTTCATGATTGGTGGGCTAACCGGGGTAATGGTGGCGTCTGTTCCGTTCGATATCCATGTCCACGACACCTATTTTGTGGTGGGACACTTCCATTACGTGCTCTTTGGTGGCAGCGCCTTTGCTTTATTTTCTGGGGTTTACCACTGGTTCCCGAAAATGACTGGCCGCATGGTCAATGAGCCCCTGGGTCGTCTTCACTTCATCCTCACTTTTATCGGCATGAATTTAACCTTTATGCCCATGCATGAGTTGGGGTTAATGGGAATGAACCGCCGCATTGCCCTCTACGACGTTGAATTTCAACCCCTAAACGTTTTGAGCACCATTGGAGCCTACGTTTTAGCCGCTTCCACCATTCCTTTTGTCATCAACGTTTTTTGGAGTTTGTTTAAGGGGGAAAAGGCGGCCCGGAATCCTTGGCGAGCTCTGACCCTAGAATGGCAAACGGCCTCTCCTCCTATTATTGAAAACTTTGAAGAAGAACCAGTGCTCTGGTGTGGTCCCTACGATTTTGGTATTGACACGGAGTTAATGGATGACGAAGAAACAGTCCAAACCCTAATTGCCGATGCGGCAGGAAGTTAG
- a CDS encoding cytochrome c oxidase subunit II, whose translation MKIPGSVITLLIGVVITVVSLWYGQNHGLMPVAASADAEKVDGIFNYMMTIATGLFLLVEGVLVYCLIRFRRRKDDQTDGPPIEGNVPLEILWTAIPTVIVFTLAVYSFEVYNNLGGLDPTISRDNAGQQMAHNHMGHMGSMGNMVAMAGDGDVALGIGLDSEEQGVNPLMVDVKGIQYAWIFTYPETGIISGELHAPIDRPVQLNMEAGDVIHAFWIPQLRLKQDVIPGRGSTLVFNASTPGQYPVICAELCGAYHGGMKSVFYAHTPEEYDDWVAANAPAPTESMAMTLPKATTAMTPNEYLAPYAKEMGVQTEALAQLKDQTSPVGDLL comes from the coding sequence GTGAAAATTCCCGGTAGTGTCATAACCCTTCTCATCGGCGTTGTGATCACAGTTGTTAGTTTATGGTACGGACAGAATCATGGTCTGATGCCCGTGGCTGCCTCCGCCGATGCAGAAAAGGTGGATGGCATTTTTAACTACATGATGACCATTGCCACAGGATTATTCCTCTTGGTAGAAGGAGTTTTGGTTTATTGCCTGATCCGCTTTCGCCGACGCAAAGACGACCAAACCGATGGTCCACCCATAGAAGGTAACGTGCCCCTGGAAATTCTCTGGACTGCCATCCCTACGGTGATTGTTTTTACCTTGGCGGTGTATAGCTTTGAGGTGTACAACAACCTGGGCGGTTTGGATCCAACCATTTCTAGGGATAATGCCGGTCAGCAGATGGCCCATAACCACATGGGACATATGGGGAGCATGGGGAATATGGTGGCTATGGCTGGGGACGGAGATGTTGCCCTGGGCATTGGTTTAGATAGCGAAGAACAAGGAGTCAACCCCCTGATGGTAGATGTGAAGGGAATTCAGTATGCGTGGATTTTCACCTATCCCGAAACGGGGATTATTTCCGGCGAACTGCACGCCCCCATCGATCGCCCGGTGCAATTGAACATGGAAGCCGGGGATGTGATCCATGCCTTTTGGATTCCCCAATTACGGTTAAAGCAGGATGTGATTCCGGGGCGGGGCAGTACCTTGGTGTTTAATGCCAGCACCCCTGGGCAGTATCCGGTTATCTGTGCTGAGTTGTGTGGTGCTTACCATGGGGGCATGAAATCGGTCTTCTACGCCCATACCCCCGAAGAGTATGACGACTGGGTGGCGGCCAATGCTCCGGCTCCAACGGAATCCATGGCAATGACATTGCCCAAAGCGACCACCGCCATGACCCCCAACGAATATTTAGCCCCCTATGCGAAAGAAATGGGAGTACAAACTGAAGCTTTAGCCCAATTAAAAGATCAAACCTCTCCGGTTGGAGATCTACTCTGA
- a CDS encoding co-chaperone YbbN, producing the protein MSLLEITDAEFEQETQGQTKPVLVYFWASWCGPCRLMAPAIQAIAKDYGDKLKVLKLEVDPNPAAVAQCKVEGVPALRLFKNNELVMTHEGAIAKPKLLELLKEELDFI; encoded by the coding sequence ATGAGTTTACTGGAAATCACCGACGCTGAATTTGAGCAGGAAACCCAAGGGCAAACTAAGCCTGTGTTGGTTTATTTTTGGGCTTCCTGGTGTGGCCCTTGTCGGTTGATGGCCCCTGCTATCCAGGCGATCGCCAAGGATTATGGTGATAAGCTCAAAGTGCTCAAGTTGGAAGTGGATCCCAACCCTGCCGCCGTAGCCCAATGCAAAGTGGAAGGGGTACCAGCGCTGCGTTTGTTCAAAAATAATGAGCTAGTGATGACCCACGAAGGGGCGATCGCCAAACCCAAATTACTGGAGTTACTGAAAGAGGAATTGGATTTTATTTAA